From Bombina bombina isolate aBomBom1 chromosome 1, aBomBom1.pri, whole genome shotgun sequence:
gtaaaaagcaTAGTGAGCTAAGACACTGCACATTTAGTGGGTAAAATTCCattgaataaaataagattttcACAGCTTTGTTTTCAGTTGAGTTTTTCTCTTCTTTATGCAAATTACTTGGTTACTCAGTCTTAAGTTACCCTAAAAGTAATGAACCAAGGCCCATATTGctagtccctttaagtacatagagCTATTTAATTAAGTCTCTGATCAGGCTTATAAATGAAGCCAAGTGTAGACGTTACACCTACAGCCATCACTGAGcaggcatagattttttttatttatttattttctccagCTTTGGTGTTTATCACACAAGTGCTTCTCCTCTTATGTTTAGTCTAAGGCTCAGGGTATTGTCAGGTGTACactgtctctctttttttattttttacaccctacTTTGTCCTCTTCCAGCTGAATACTACTTGTATTCCCTCTTATTCTCATGAACCTATGCACCCTTTTATTCTCTGCTATATGTACACAAACTCCTTTTTGTTCCATGTGTAATGTTAACCTTATACTTTGCAAGGTGTGCATACTGTTTCACTCCCACCCTGGAAATACACACTTTCTCTTCTACATCATCATACCATACATAATACACAAGATAACAAAATATTCATATAAAGTAGACACAGCTGGCATATTACTCATTTCTGTTTACTCTTTCTAGTTTGCTCCTCCTGATTTTTCTATTTAATAAGATTTCAGTCTTTTCTAGTCTGACCTATTTATGTATACACTCTCTGCAGGGATTACTGTAAACATATTAAAAACCACGTGAAATGCTGAGTACAGAGTACAATCCAGTCTGCGGCTCTAGTGAAGGAAGGTTATAGATCAGCACCATATGGTTACTTGTTGAGCAGTGTTTTCAGGGACAAAGTAAGCCATGAGCTGCCTTAGCattgctataattttttttataaaggtgtCCTCATATAGTACTAAATGGAGTTCTTGGTGGTGTCGCCATTTATCCTGGCTGGTGGTCATGTCTCtggtttttaattatatttttttttctcttctctaccCCCACTTTTTAGTACTTTCACCAAGTTCCCTACGTATTAACAGCCCAGAGTCTTTGGAGAATGTGAAGGAAGTGGTGGCCATCAAGGATTACTGTCCCAACAATTTCACCACTTTGAAATTTTCTAAGGGTGAGCACCTCTTTGTGTTGGACACCTCTGGGGGTGACTGGTGGTATGCACACAACACCACTGAGATGGGCTACATACCTTCTACCTACGTACAGCCTCTCAATTACCGTGACTCCTCTCTTAGTGACAGTGGCATGATTGATGGATTGCTAGAGAAAGTGGATGAGGGAGTGAAAGAACTGGATCTTATGGGAAAGTGGACAGATGTCCTTAGTCAGAATTCTGTCAAGCCTCATTTCAACAATCCATTTTTGCGTCCATCTGTCTCCAACCCTTTCCTGAATGGGTCATTGGTGGTGCCGCCAATCTTCACTCCAGAACCTAGCAACTCTGTGGATTTGCTTCTTTTTGATCCGTTTGCTCCTTCTGCTGGTTCCACAGAAGCTAGTACAGATGTTTTAGATTTGTCCTTAAATGCCAGTAATTCTGAGTTAGCAGAAAAGACACCTGTGCGGAGGGATAATCCATTTTTCAGGAGCAAGCGTTCATACAGCCTCTCCGAGCTGTCTGTCCTCCAGGCCAAGTCTGAGAGTCCGGCCACGGGTAACTACTTTGCTGGTTTAAAGTCCCCAGCACCCGAGCAGTTCCAGAGCAGGGAGGATTTCAGAACAGCATGGCTCAATCACCGCAAGCTAGCTCGTTCCTGCCATGATCTGGACCTGCTAGGCCAGAACCCAGGTTGGGGTCAAACGCAGCCTGTGGAGACTAGTATCGTCTGCAGGCTGGACAGCTCGGGGGGTGCCGTGCAACTGCCAGACACAAACATAAGCATCCATGTTCCAGAGGAACATGTTGCCCCAGGCGACACACAGCAAATTTCACTGAAAGCCTTGCTAGACCCACCACTGGAACTGAATAGTGACAAGTGCAGCACAATCAGTcctgtgttggaaatcaaactcagcaatatggaggtgCAGAGCTTCCTCACTTTGGAGCTGAAAGTATCTGCAGAGCTACGCAGTGATATTGCACAACAAAGCTTAGTTGGGATAAAGTGCCTGCGGGCAGAAGCCAAGGAGGGGCCGTATATTCTGGTGCCACAGACTTACATGTATGGGGATGTTGTACAGGTAAAGCTGGATAACCTTGAGCCAGTTATGTACATTGCAATGGTTGCGCAAGGTCACAACATTCTTTCTCCTGCTACAGTGTGGGACTATATATATAAGAAAGTCACTGTAGGACTGTATGGCccaaaacacattcacccatcatTTAAAGCGGTTGCTGCTATATTTGGTCATGATTGTGCTCCCAAAACTCTTCTGGTCACAGAGGTAGGTCAACTGGTTCACAATTCAGCTCCAGTGACTTTACAACTGTGGGGGAAACAACAGTTTATTCTTACAAGACCTCAGGACTTAAAGATTTGCCTGTTCTCTAATATGACAAACTACAGAGTGCAAGATGAGGATCAGGGCAAGGTAGTGAGAGGATTTCAGCTGAAACTAGGTAAAGTTAGTAGACTAATTTTCCCAATAAGCTGCCAAGACTCTGCACAACTTTCAGACTTCACACTTAGGTTGCAAGTGAGGGATGAAGGAGGGGCTATCTTGTCCCAGTATTGTGTGCAAACCCCTCAACCTGCTCCCAAAACTGGAATCAAAACCACAGGACCAAGAAGGTACCTGAAGAAGAAGGAGGTGCCAAAGATAGTCTTGTCACCTCTGGCAATCACTTGCAAGTATCGCACTTTCCAGGACAGACCAGTGAGTAGCCTAAAGTATGGGAAGCTTCTCAAAACTGTTGTGAGACAGAGCAAAAACCCATATCTGCTAGAATATAAGAAAGGGGATGTGATGGGTCTTTTGAGTGAAGAAAAGATCCGGCTCAAGGGACAACTATGGACCAAGGAGTGGTACATTGGATACTATCAAGGCAAAGTTGGACTTGTGCATGCAAAGAACGTGCTAGTTGTTGGAAAGGTGAAGCCAAGTTTTTTCTCTGGTCCTGAACTGACCACAACCTCCCTTCTGGAACAGATATTAAGACCAAGCAAATTCTTGACTTACATCTATGCCTCTGTCCGCACCTTGCTGATGGAGAACATTGGCAGTTGGCGCTCTTTTGCTGATGCCTTGGGTTATGTGAACTTACCCCTCTCCTACTTCTGTCGAGTGGAGCCAGAGAGCGAGTCTGAGAGGGTGGCATCCGTTTTAGAGAAATTGAAAGAGGAGTGTAACAGCAATGAGGGCAAGGAGAGGAAATCCTTCCAAAAGGAGTTGATGGCGGTAAGATTTGTTTATTCATTCCTCCTCCTAAGTTCTTTTCTCAGCATTTCAGTATTCTTTTGAACATACTTAATTCTAAATTATCCCTTAAAATAATTTCCAGCATCTTAAAACCTGCCAAAAAATTAGAGAAAGGCTAGGTATCAGCTTCCATTCCAGGGAACCAGCTCAAAACAAAACCAGTCCTTAATCAGGATTCACCctgtctctctctttttggttCCCCCTCACCCAGACACTGCCACTAAGGTAAAGGATTTgcatgcatgattcagacagaacatgcaattttaaacaactgtacttctattataaaatttgctttgatcttttggtatcctttgttgaaaagcatgcttttgtaggcttgggagcagcactgcactactggaagctagccgcTGGTTGGTGactgcacagatatgcctc
This genomic window contains:
- the SH3BP4 gene encoding SH3 domain-binding protein 4 isoform X1, which translates into the protein MAAQKIRSANANALPRCKSEGTLIDFSSGLPDPNLSEVKVLSPSSLRINSPESLENVKEVVAIKDYCPNNFTTLKFSKGEHLFVLDTSGGDWWYAHNTTEMGYIPSTYVQPLNYRDSSLSDSGMIDGLLEKVDEGVKELDLMGKWTDVLSQNSVKPHFNNPFLRPSVSNPFLNGSLVVPPIFTPEPSNSVDLLLFDPFAPSAGSTEASTDVLDLSLNASNSELAEKTPVRRDNPFFRSKRSYSLSELSVLQAKSESPATGNYFAGLKSPAPEQFQSREDFRTAWLNHRKLARSCHDLDLLGQNPGWGQTQPVETSIVCRLDSSGGAVQLPDTNISIHVPEEHVAPGDTQQISLKALLDPPLELNSDKCSTISPVLEIKLSNMEVQSFLTLELKVSAELRSDIAQQSLVGIKCLRAEAKEGPYILVPQTYMYGDVVQVKLDNLEPVMYIAMVAQGHNILSPATVWDYIYKKVTVGLYGPKHIHPSFKAVAAIFGHDCAPKTLLVTEVGQLVHNSAPVTLQLWGKQQFILTRPQDLKICLFSNMTNYRVQDEDQGKVVRGFQLKLGKVSRLIFPISCQDSAQLSDFTLRLQVRDEGGAILSQYCVQTPQPAPKTGIKTTGPRRYLKKKEVPKIVLSPLAITCKYRTFQDRPVSSLKYGKLLKTVVRQSKNPYLLEYKKGDVMGLLSEEKIRLKGQLWTKEWYIGYYQGKVGLVHAKNVLVVGKVKPSFFSGPELTTTSLLEQILRPSKFLTYIYASVRTLLMENIGSWRSFADALGYVNLPLSYFCRVEPESESERVASVLEKLKEECNSNEGKERKSFQKELMAALLKMDCQGLLVRLIQDFVLLTTAVEVAQRWRELAEKLAKVSKHQMDGYEAPHRDRNGMLDNEAMWKPAYDFLLTWSSQIGDSYRDVIQELHTGLDRMRNPITKRWKHLTGTLILVNSLETLRAAAFCTQEPEDCAI
- the SH3BP4 gene encoding SH3 domain-binding protein 4 isoform X2, translating into MGYIPSTYVQPLNYRDSSLSDSGMIDGLLEKVDEGVKELDLMGKWTDVLSQNSVKPHFNNPFLRPSVSNPFLNGSLVVPPIFTPEPSNSVDLLLFDPFAPSAGSTEASTDVLDLSLNASNSELAEKTPVRRDNPFFRSKRSYSLSELSVLQAKSESPATGNYFAGLKSPAPEQFQSREDFRTAWLNHRKLARSCHDLDLLGQNPGWGQTQPVETSIVCRLDSSGGAVQLPDTNISIHVPEEHVAPGDTQQISLKALLDPPLELNSDKCSTISPVLEIKLSNMEVQSFLTLELKVSAELRSDIAQQSLVGIKCLRAEAKEGPYILVPQTYMYGDVVQVKLDNLEPVMYIAMVAQGHNILSPATVWDYIYKKVTVGLYGPKHIHPSFKAVAAIFGHDCAPKTLLVTEVGQLVHNSAPVTLQLWGKQQFILTRPQDLKICLFSNMTNYRVQDEDQGKVVRGFQLKLGKVSRLIFPISCQDSAQLSDFTLRLQVRDEGGAILSQYCVQTPQPAPKTGIKTTGPRRYLKKKEVPKIVLSPLAITCKYRTFQDRPVSSLKYGKLLKTVVRQSKNPYLLEYKKGDVMGLLSEEKIRLKGQLWTKEWYIGYYQGKVGLVHAKNVLVVGKVKPSFFSGPELTTTSLLEQILRPSKFLTYIYASVRTLLMENIGSWRSFADALGYVNLPLSYFCRVEPESESERVASVLEKLKEECNSNEGKERKSFQKELMAALLKMDCQGLLVRLIQDFVLLTTAVEVAQRWRELAEKLAKVSKHQMDGYEAPHRDRNGMLDNEAMWKPAYDFLLTWSSQIGDSYRDVIQELHTGLDRMRNPITKRWKHLTGTLILVNSLETLRAAAFCTQEPEDCAI